One region of Sphingomonas bisphenolicum genomic DNA includes:
- a CDS encoding SDR family NAD(P)-dependent oxidoreductase, producing MELHDKKIIVTGAAQGIGASALRAYVAAGAQVVAMDIDVTQGEAIAASATAKGPGAAFFIRCDVGDRAEVDAAFDAAAARLGGLDVLAHIAGVHRHAPTHDVPDETLAWLFNVNVNGTIYTNGAAYRHMPQGGSIINFGSESGLTAEINNAVYGASKAAVHAWTRSVAREWGKRNIRMNAVLPYIVTPMYARFRDALSPEDLAAHDKATAEQIPLGGKFGDADTDLAPVLLFLASDGARFITGQLIPVDGGLISVR from the coding sequence ATGGAACTGCACGACAAGAAGATCATCGTGACCGGCGCGGCGCAGGGCATCGGGGCATCCGCCCTTCGCGCCTATGTCGCAGCCGGCGCGCAGGTCGTCGCGATGGACATCGACGTGACGCAGGGGGAGGCGATCGCCGCCAGCGCAACCGCCAAAGGGCCAGGCGCCGCTTTCTTCATCAGATGTGACGTAGGCGATCGCGCGGAAGTCGACGCCGCTTTCGATGCGGCCGCAGCGCGACTGGGGGGCCTTGATGTGCTGGCCCATATCGCGGGCGTCCATCGCCATGCCCCCACGCATGACGTCCCTGACGAGACGCTGGCCTGGCTTTTCAACGTCAATGTGAACGGCACCATCTATACCAATGGCGCCGCCTATCGGCACATGCCGCAAGGTGGCTCGATCATCAATTTCGGGTCGGAATCCGGCCTGACCGCCGAAATCAACAATGCCGTCTATGGCGCATCCAAGGCGGCGGTCCACGCCTGGACCCGCAGCGTCGCGCGCGAATGGGGCAAAAGGAACATTCGCATGAATGCGGTGCTGCCCTATATAGTGACGCCGATGTACGCGCGCTTTCGCGACGCCTTGTCCCCGGAAGACCTGGCCGCCCATGACAAGGCGACCGCCGAGCAAATCCCGCTGGGCGGGAAATTCGGTGATGCCGACACGGATCTGGCCCCGGTGCTGCTGTTCCTGGCCAGCGATGGCGCCCGCTTCATCACCGGGCAACTCATCCCGGTCGATGGCGGACTGATATCCGTTCGGTAA